A genomic segment from Glycine soja cultivar W05 chromosome 20, ASM419377v2, whole genome shotgun sequence encodes:
- the LOC114403862 gene encoding pentatricopeptide repeat-containing protein At5g39710: MNLWTQFNLSQNHTRGIGHNTMAFPSSSSSSNHSLIADKAIAFLKRHPQRLASLSPHFTPQAASYVLLNSQSDQRTLLNFLTWAQAQAQAHNFFFTPHCKCLALHILVRFKLYRTAHSLAADLAATLPDPTGASLFRHLHDTFHLCSSPFSSSAVFDLVVKSLSRLGFVPKALTLLHLANRHGFAPTVLSYNAVLDALLRRSSSNHRDYDDAERVFRDMVRNGVSPNVYTYNVIIRGVVSQGDLEKGLGFMRKMEKEGISPNVVTYNTLIDASCKKKKVKEAMALLRAMAVGGVAANLISYNSVINGLCGKGRMSEVGELVEEMRGKGLVPDEVTYNTLVNGFCKEGNLHQGLVLLSEMVGKGLSPNVVTYTTLINCMCKAGNLSRAVEIFDQMRVRGLRPNERTYTTLIDGFCQKGLMNEAYKVLSEMIVSGFSPSVVTYNALVHGYCFLGRVQEAVGILRGMVERGLPPDVVSYSTVIAGFCRERELGKAFQMKEEMVEKGVLPDTVTYSSLIQGLCLQQKLVEAFDLFREMMRRGLPPDEVTYTSLINAYCVDGELSKALRLHDEMVQRGFLPDNVTYSVLINGLNKKARTKVAKRLLLKLFYEESVPDDVTYNTLIENCSNNEFKSVEGLVKGFCMKGLMNEADRVFKTMLQRNHKPNAAIYNLMIHGHSRGGNVHKAYNLYMELEHSSFACHTVAVIALVKALAREGMNDELSRLLQNILRSCRLNDAKVAKVLVEVNFKEGNMDAVLNVLTEMAKDGLLPDGGIHSSAPAST; encoded by the coding sequence ATGAATTTGTGGACTCAATTCAACCTTTCCCAGAATCACACAAGAGGCATTGGGCACAACACAATGGCTttcccttcatcttcttcttcttcaaaccACTCTCTCATAGCCGACAAAGCAATCGCTTTTCTAAAACGCCACCCTCAAAGACTCGcatctctctctcctcacttcACTCCCCAAGCAGCTTCTTACGTTCTCCTCAATTCCCAATCCGACCAACGCACCCTCCTCAACTTCCTCACCTGGGCCCAAGCCCAAGCCCAGGCCCACAACTTCTTCTTCACGCCTCACTGCAAGTGCCTCGCCCTCCACATCCTCGTCCGCTTCAAGCTCTACCGCACCGCCCACTCCCTCGCCGCGGACCTCGCCGCCACCCTCCCCGACCCCACCGGCGCCTCCCTCTTCCGCCACCTCCACGACACCTTCCACCTATGCTCCTCCCCCTTCTCCTCCTCCGCCGTCTTCGACCTCGTCGTCAAATCCCTCTCCCGCCTCGGCTTCGTCCCCAAAGCCCTCACCCTCCTCCACCTCGCCAACCGCCACGGCTTCGCCCCCACCGTCCTCTCCTACAACGCCGTCCTCGACGCTCTCCTCCGGCGGAGCTCGTCGAATCATCGCGACTACGACGACGCGGAACGAGTGTTCCGCGACATGGTCCGGAACGGCGTGTCGCCGAATGTGTACACTTACAACGTCATCATCCGCGGCGTGGTTTCTCAAGGGGACTTGGAgaaagggttagggtttatgcgTAAAATGGAAAAGGAAGGAATTTCACCCAATGTGGTTACTTATAATACCCTAATCGATGCTTcttgcaagaagaagaaggtgaagGAGGCGATGGCGCTGCTGAGAGCGATGGCGGTTGGGGGCGTCGCCGCAAATTTGATTTCGTACAATTCAGTGATTAATGGATTGTGTGGTAAAGGGAGAATGAGTGAGGTTGGGGAATTGGTTGAGGAGATGAGGGGGAAAGGGTTGGTTCCTGATGAGGTTACTTACAATACTCTCGTTAATGGGTTTTGCAAAGAAGGGAATTTGCATCAGGGGTTGGTGCTGCTTTCGGAAATGGTTGGTAAAGGGTTGTCTCCCAATGTTGTTACATATACTACTTTGATTAATTGTATGTGTAAGGCCGGGAATTTGAGTCGCGCCGTGGAGATTTTCGATCAGATGCGTGTCAGGGGGCTGAGGCCGAATGAGAGGACTTACACTACTTTGATTGATGGGTTCTGCCAGAAAGGGTTGATGAATGAGGCTTATAAGGTCTTGAGTGAGATGATTGTTAGTGGATTTTCGCCATCGGTTGTGACTTACAACGCCCTTGTCCATGGATATTGCTTCTTGGGGAGGGTGCAGGAGGCTGTGGGAATTTTGAGGGGGATGGTTGAGAGAGGTTTGCCTCCTGATGTTGTTAGTTATAGCACTGTTATAGCTGGTTTTTGCCGGGAGCGTGAGCTGGGAAAAGCGTTTCAAATGAAGGAGGAGATGGTTGAGAAGGGTGTCTTGCCTGACACGGTCACCTATTCGTCGCTCATACAAGGTCTTTGTCTGCAGCAGAAACTGGTGGAAGCTTTTGATTTGTTCCGAGAGATGATGCGCAGGGGTCTCCCGCCTGATGAGGTTACTTATACTAGTTTGATTAATGCTTATTGCGTTGATGGGGAGTTGAGTAAGGCTCTTCGTTTGCATGATGAAATGGTGCAGAGGGGTTTTTTGCCTGATAATGTTACCTATAGTGTGCTTATTAATGGACTTAATAAGAAAGCTAGGACAAAAGTAGCAAAGAGGCTTCTTCTGAAGTTGTTTTATGAGGAGTCTGTACCAGATGACGTAACATACAATACGCTGATAGAAAACTGCAGTAATAATGAATTTAAGAGTGTGGAAGGTCTTGTTAAAGGATTCTGCATGAAGGGTTTGATGAATGAAGCAGATCGAGTTTTTAAGACAATGCTTCAGAGGAATCATAAGCCCAATGCagcaatttataatttaatgatacaTGGACATTCTAGAGGGGGAAATGTTCACAAGGCATATAATCTGTATATGGAGTTGGAGCATTCTAGTTTTGCTTGTCATACAGTGGCTGTAATTGCTCTCGTTAAAGCACTAGCTAGGGAAGGGATGAATGATGAGCTGAGTCGGTTATTGCAAAACATATTGAGGAGCTGTAGGCTCAACGATGCCAAGGTagctaaagtacttgttgaggTTAACTTTAAAGAAGGTAACATGGATGCTGTTTTGAATGTGCTAACTGAAATGGCCAAGGATGGCCTACTACCTGATGGTGGAATTCATTCATCTGCTCCAGCAAGTACCTaa
- the LOC114402702 gene encoding uncharacterized protein LOC114402702 gives MEVVVAVPPPPPPSSSMDFNFDSNCSSPYITAPSSPQRFGNFFFSAPTSPTRRHSSASTPNTTQDEFEFDFSGHLQRPSLSAEELFLGGKIRPLKPLSPSSSRRREKRVIQESPPSQQRKLGKERASSFSVSSTTFSLGDKSNSSKTSESISNSSFLSSISFGKGYRKWRLKDFLLFRSASEGRASDKDPFRKYAVLSKTTAHEDVRNVSSGSVSRRRGPVSAHELHYTVNRAASVELKKKTLLPYKQGFLGCLAFNPAMHGS, from the coding sequence ATGGAAGTGGTGGTGGCAGtgcctcctcctccaccaccttcTTCTTCCATGGACTTTAACTTCGATAGCAACTGTTCCTCCCCTTACATCACTGCACCTTCCAGCCCCCAACGCTTTGGCAACTTCTTCTTCAGTGCCCCCACCAGCCCCACTCGCAGACACTCCTCTGCTTCCACTCCCAACACCACCCAAGACGAGTTCGAATTCGACTTCAGTGGTCATCTCCAGAGGCCTTCCCTTTCCGCCGAGGAACTATTCCTGGGCGGAAAGATTAGACCTCTCAAACCTCTTTCCCCTTCGTCTAgtagaagaagagagaaaagggTTATCCAAGAATCACCACCATCACAACAACGTAAGTTAGGCAAGGAAAGAGCTTCATCATTTTCCGTTTCCTCTACGACCTTCTCTTTGGGAGACAAAAGTAACAGCAGCAAAACCTCGGAGAGTATTTCTAACTCCTCATTTTTGTCGTCGATTTCGTTCGGGAAAGGGTACCGAAAGTGGAGGCTGAAGGATTTTCTTCTGTTCCGAAGCGCCTCTGAGGGAAGAGCTTCGGACAAGGATCCTTTTCGGAAGTACGCGGTTCTGTCCAAAACGACCGCGCACGAGGATGTCCGGAACGTCAGTTCCGGTTCGGTTTCGAGACGGAGAGGGCCGGTTTCGGCTCACGAGTTGCATTACACCGTGAACCGGGCTGCTTCAGTGGAGTTGAAGAAGAAAACGTTGTTGCCTTATAAGCAGGGCTTCTTGGGCTGCTTGGCCTTCAACCCTGCCATGCATGGGTCTTAG